Proteins encoded together in one bacterium BMS3Abin11 window:
- the cph2_4 gene encoding phytochrome-like protein cph2, producing the protein MLDIKLRNGNNRSISHLVLISIVLVSLVPVGIITPYLYKTALAHQRQQLFEKHQLLAQNLAEPLKMYVNSHRQSLKILASTFNQLEYPSLNQYQELIDQSVRYLDGFNVIAVLDLDGNLKALSVNDKIQDYNPAPDYSQYPSFGHILRDKKTSNVSDLHRSFITGKPVIVLSQAVLDSSGQLKAILFAELDTQPLETIRSKVVFGKKGHSAFVDSKGRVLAHPNPEWVKEMRDISDWPIVQKMIKGETGVMEFYSSFIKADMVAGYAGIKGLGWGVMVPQPKSEIETAVNAMMAKLLLWSVFGIILAILAAYFLTRWITKPINTLAANASKLELQPGCGTLGKVPEHSPMEVRQLWVALSTLINRLRSSNNEIVELNSSLKKKVDEATTELRNANKRLQDLSARDYLTEIGNRRYFESALNETLSKPLAENIGIMLLDVDNFKQINDNFGHAAGDYVLTRVAEELYKSTRPGDIVARYGGDEFVAHFVCDEEILLRRAEHLRLSVEKTPFIWNGKEIHVTLSIGVLSKKYNSSISIDELMSGADHAMYQSKQTGRNKVSKYH; encoded by the coding sequence GTGTTGGATATCAAACTCCGAAACGGAAACAACCGTTCGATTTCCCATCTGGTTCTTATCAGTATCGTACTGGTATCTTTAGTACCGGTAGGGATTATAACGCCCTATCTTTACAAAACGGCATTGGCGCATCAGCGTCAGCAACTGTTTGAAAAACACCAGCTGCTGGCACAGAATTTAGCTGAACCACTTAAAATGTACGTCAATAGTCACCGCCAGTCCCTGAAGATACTGGCCAGTACATTCAATCAGCTGGAATATCCTTCTTTAAACCAGTACCAGGAACTAATTGATCAATCTGTCCGTTATCTGGATGGATTCAACGTAATAGCTGTGCTTGATCTCGATGGCAATCTGAAAGCACTCTCCGTCAATGACAAAATCCAGGACTACAACCCTGCACCAGACTACAGTCAGTACCCCTCTTTCGGACATATTCTGAGGGATAAAAAGACATCTAATGTATCAGATTTACATCGCAGCTTCATCACCGGTAAGCCAGTCATAGTATTGAGCCAGGCTGTACTGGATTCCAGCGGCCAGCTTAAAGCAATACTTTTCGCTGAACTTGATACACAACCTCTAGAGACTATCCGCAGCAAAGTAGTGTTCGGCAAAAAAGGGCATAGTGCTTTTGTCGATAGCAAGGGCCGGGTACTTGCTCACCCGAATCCAGAGTGGGTAAAGGAAATGCGTGATATCTCAGACTGGCCTATCGTACAGAAAATGATCAAGGGTGAAACCGGCGTTATGGAGTTTTATTCCAGTTTTATAAAAGCCGATATGGTAGCTGGTTACGCCGGCATCAAAGGCCTGGGTTGGGGTGTTATGGTTCCTCAACCAAAGTCCGAAATTGAAACTGCTGTCAATGCAATGATGGCCAAACTACTGCTGTGGTCAGTGTTTGGAATTATTTTGGCCATCCTGGCTGCTTATTTTCTGACACGCTGGATCACGAAGCCGATTAACACGCTTGCTGCCAATGCCAGCAAGCTAGAACTGCAGCCAGGATGTGGGACGCTGGGCAAAGTACCAGAACATAGTCCAATGGAAGTACGTCAACTCTGGGTAGCCTTATCCACGTTGATCAATCGCCTTCGCTCATCCAACAATGAGATTGTAGAACTTAATAGCTCCCTGAAGAAAAAGGTAGATGAGGCAACAACAGAATTGAGAAACGCCAATAAACGTCTGCAGGATTTAAGTGCAAGAGATTATCTGACAGAAATTGGTAACAGGCGGTATTTTGAAAGCGCCCTGAATGAGACACTAAGTAAACCTCTTGCAGAAAATATTGGCATCATGCTGCTGGATGTTGATAATTTCAAACAGATAAATGACAATTTTGGGCACGCTGCCGGTGATTATGTTTTGACAAGGGTGGCAGAAGAACTATACAAATCAACACGACCCGGCGACATCGTTGCACGCTATGGTGGTGATGAATTTGTCGCGCATTTTGTCTGTGATGAGGAAATACTGCTCAGGAGAGCTGAACATCTGAGGCTGTCGGTGGAGAAAACTCCCTTTATATGGAACGGGAAAGAGATACACGTTACTCTTTCAATCGGTGTTCTGAGCAAGAAGTATAACTCGAGTATAAGCATTGATGAACTGATGAGCGGAGCTGATCATGCCATGTATCAATCCAAGCAAACGGGTAGAAATAAGGTTTCAAAATACCACTAA